Genomic DNA from Trichoderma asperellum chromosome 5, complete sequence:
GGCTGTTCAAGCAGCCTCTAGTGATACATGATCTaaattctttctctcataGCGCCTCCAAATCCCGTGTGTCGTCTAGCTGTCAACCTCCatgccgtcgccgtcgcccgCGGCCGCAGTCTCACCCTCACCCTCACCCTCACCCTCaccctctcctccttggcttTCGCTAACGCTCTCGATCCATTCCTTGGTCTCGAAGCCGTCATATAGTTTGAAAGGTTCAACGCTCGGTCGGCCGTTGGGACCCTCTTTCAGGCCCACCAATCCCACAGATGTGTTCTCGACCGTCAACTCCTTGTCCTGTACCAAACTCTCCTTGAGCGCCCTTAATCCGTGCTTGACCAATTCCTCCTTTGAGCAATCGGCGAATGACTCTATGTTCCGCTCCAGATATGTTCTGGCCATTTGGCTTCGTGCTCCAATGGCAAATGCGACCATCTCTTCCGTCATACCCGATGGCTGGAACTCGAACAGGTGGGGGCCATTCTCGTCAACGCCAGCAACCAGCAGCCCAACGCCGTACGGTCTCTTGCCGTAGACCTGGGTGTTGATCTGCGCCTTCTCACCAATCTGGCCAACCAGCGTGTGTATGGGCATCGGGCGGCCGTAGGTGAGGCGGTGGCCCAGGCATTGTTGCTTCATAAAGTTGGACAGGACGCGAGCATCTGATGTGAGACCGGCGATGGCAATGGCGGTGTGCTCGTCAATCTCGAAAAGCTTCTTCTGGTATGACGACAGTTCCTCTGCGTTTCGCTATTATGCCACAAGGGATCCAGGTCAGCCTTGGGGGGAACTGTCCAACGTCGTGCTGAGGGGTAGAATGGAAACTTGCCTTGACGGCGAACAGGCCGACGTGTGTTTTGCTGGCAATTCCGACGACCACTGATCCTTGCTTTACGGCCTCGCCGGCATATTCGATCTGGAAGATTCGGCCTTGCGGCGAGCTGGGTGCCGTGGTGTGTCAGCTATGCGAGCTTGCAGTATAGCTACCAGGGCAAGGCAGCTGGAGGGGCTATCAGTCAGACAGAGACATACAAGGTGACGGAATCGTTGTCGTAATTGTTTCTGAACATGGTGGTTGACTAGACGCTGGGAAATATCGAGGACGAAAGAAGGGGGTTTCTGCTTTTGCAACGGCGCGGCGACTGGAGGAAGAGACCGTTGGCGTCTGGCTTAGATGGTTGATGAGGGAAACGCATCCAGGCAACCTAAGCTTCGTCGCCTTCCTGCCTGTGGCTGCAGACGCCACGGCGCGGCACTCTCCAGCCACAGCTGCCAGCTCCCCTCCAGAACTTAGTCAGCATTTGACCCAAGCTCTTCGTCAGCCAC
This window encodes:
- a CDS encoding uncharacterized protein (MEROPS:MER0000549~BUSCO:EOG092D3JLV) encodes the protein MFRNNYDNDSVTFSPQGRIFQIEYAGEAVKQGSVVVGIASKTHVGLFAVKRNAEELSSYQKKLFEIDEHTAIAIAGLTSDARVLSNFMKQQCLGHRLTYGRPMPIHTLVGQIGEKAQINTQVYGKRPYGVGLLVAGVDENGPHLFEFQPSGMTEEMVAFAIGARSQMARTYLERNIESFADCSKEELVKHGLRALKESLVQDKELTVENTSVGLVGLKEGPNGRPSVEPFKLYDGFETKEWIESVSESQGGEGEGEGEGEGETAAAGDGDGMEVDS